In Anser cygnoides isolate HZ-2024a breed goose chromosome 16, Taihu_goose_T2T_genome, whole genome shotgun sequence, one genomic interval encodes:
- the LOC136786469 gene encoding uncharacterized protein isoform X1: MPGWGRVLRAAGRLRSVAASPGAARGASRGPGERPGGRGAALPAGPDLRHFLRAAAVPPPAGEPRPEPERGAAAGPGTVYLETYGCQMNVNDTEIAWAILQKNGYTRTKDVDELRRERALNARAGSEQQLLSLFRSSPSASLAGQDANAHPQPRHGGAGGRRSTQHRPGARGNGACGCGDGRTDGPGGMRRTSLCPRGRHGSGSGTRLVHPKLCRDVEALGPRARLAPSPLPPDASALGASLVLGRAGRGQQVLGAAAA; encoded by the exons ATGCCGGGCTGGGGCCGCGTGCTGCGGGCGGCCGGGCGCCTCCGCTCGGtcgccgccagccccggggccgcccgcggAGCGAGCCGCGGGCCCGGCgagcggccgggggggcgcggggccgcgctgcccgcGGGGCCGGACCTGCGGCACTTCCTGAGAGCCGCCGCCgtgccgccgcccgccggggaGCCGCGGCCCGAGCCGGAGCGGGGCGCTGCCGCCGGGCCCGGCACAG TGTACCTGGAGACCTATGGCTGCCAGATGAACGTCAACGACACTGAGATCGCTTGGGCTATCCTGCAAAAGAACGGCTACACGAGGACAAAGGACGTGGATGAG ctcaGGAGGGAGCGAGCTTTGAACGCTCGGGCCGGCAGTGAACAacagctcctctccctcttccgCAGCTCCCCATCAGCGAGCTTGGCAGGGCAGGACGCAAACGCTCACCCACAGCCCCGGCACGGAGGAGCCGGAGGCCGGCGCTCAACGCAGCATCGCCCGGGAGCCCGAGGCAACGGCGCGTGCGGCTGCGgcgacggacggacggacggccCGGGGGGGATGCGCCGCACGTCCCTGTGCCCGCGAGGCCGGCACGGCTCGGGCAGCGGCACCCGCTTGGTGCACCCCAAGCTTTGCAGGGACGTTGAAGCCCTCGGGCCCCGCGCACGCCTCGCCCCGAGCCCGCTGCCACCCGACGCCTCCGCGCTCGGTGCCAGCCTCGTGCTCGGGCGCGCGGGGCGCGGGCAGCAGGTGCTCGGGGCAGCGGCAGCGTAA
- the LOC136786469 gene encoding mitochondrial tRNA methylthiotransferase CDK5RAP1-like isoform X2 encodes MPGWGRVLRAAGRLRSVAASPGAARGASRGPGERPGGRGAALPAGPDLRHFLRAAAVPPPAGEPRPEPERGAAAGPGTVYLETYGCQMNVNDTEIAWAILQKNGYTRTKDVDELPISELGRAGRKRSPTAPARRSRRPALNAASPGSPRQRRVRLRRRTDGRPGGDAPHVPVPARPARLGQRHPLGAPQALQGR; translated from the exons ATGCCGGGCTGGGGCCGCGTGCTGCGGGCGGCCGGGCGCCTCCGCTCGGtcgccgccagccccggggccgcccgcggAGCGAGCCGCGGGCCCGGCgagcggccgggggggcgcggggccgcgctgcccgcGGGGCCGGACCTGCGGCACTTCCTGAGAGCCGCCGCCgtgccgccgcccgccggggaGCCGCGGCCCGAGCCGGAGCGGGGCGCTGCCGCCGGGCCCGGCACAG TGTACCTGGAGACCTATGGCTGCCAGATGAACGTCAACGACACTGAGATCGCTTGGGCTATCCTGCAAAAGAACGGCTACACGAGGACAAAGGACGTGGATGAG CTCCCCATCAGCGAGCTTGGCAGGGCAGGACGCAAACGCTCACCCACAGCCCCGGCACGGAGGAGCCGGAGGCCGGCGCTCAACGCAGCATCGCCCGGGAGCCCGAGGCAACGGCGCGTGCGGCTGCGgcgacggacggacggacggccCGGGGGGGATGCGCCGCACGTCCCTGTGCCCGCGAGGCCGGCACGGCTCGGGCAGCGGCACCCGCTTGGTGCACCCCAAGCTTTGCAGGGACGTTGA
- the LOC136786468 gene encoding bactericidal permeability-increasing protein-like yields MGMRSLLVASTVLALGLALTGATNPGFVVRITQAGLDYAKQHGVAVLEKELAQLKLQDISGESRIPVLGKVRYEISRLNLRNFQLPHSQISLVPNEGLQVSISNAFAELDGNWRVKLRFLRHHGSFNLNVEHIYIKTTLKLGRDASGKPTIDVSACSTSISNVRVRFSGKLSWLYNLFRRTIESKLKKNLEDKVCESLSSSVRRYLQPYLQTVPVTAKIDTTVGIDYSLTAPPVATAQFLNADLKGECFSLAQHTAIPFTPPALAFPPDHSRMVYFGVSSYFFNTASFAYHTAGALVFEITDSMIPKDIEFRLNTSTFAAFLPQLDEMYPNMPMKLRLSAPSAPFLSIGPDGVSLQPVVDIQAYAIYPNGSLAPLFLLSLTGNVSATADVRSGRMVGSLALGRMKLTLKHSDVGTGTFKVKMMQSIMNIVASSVLLPRLNERLGKGFPLPLPAQVQLSDLLVQFHENFLLFGANVHYQPRQGR; encoded by the exons ATGGGAATGCGGAGCCTTTTGGTGGCCAGCACGGTGCTGGCTTTGGGCCTGGCGCTCACTGGAGCCACCAACCCTGGCTTTGTGGTCAGGATCACCCAGGCAGGCTTGGACTACG CCAAGCAGCACGGGGTTGCTGTGTTGGAGAAGGAGCTGGCCCAGCTGAAGCTGCAAGACATCTCAGGTGAATCCCGAATCCCAGTCTTGGGGAAGGTGCGCTACGAGATCTCCAG GTTGAACCTTCGCAATTTCCAGTTGCCGCACTCGCAGATTTCCCTGGTCCCCAACGAGGGCCTGCAAGTCTCCATCTCCAACGCCTTTGCTGAGCTGGACGGGAACTGGCGTGTGAAGCTGCGCTTCCT ccgGCACCATGGGTCATTCAACCTGAACGTGGAGCACATATACATCAAGACCACCCTGAAGCTGGGCAGAGATGCCTCTGGGAAGCCAACGATTGATgtctctgcctgcagcaccagTATCTCCAATGTCCGCGTACGCTTTTCAGGCAAATTGAG ttgGCTTTACAACCTCTTCCGTAGAACCATTGAGtccaaactgaagaaaaacttgGAGGACAAG GTCTGCGAAAGCCTGAGTAGCTCTGTCAGAAGATACCTACAGCCTTACCTCCAGACCGTACCAG TCACAGCCAAGATAGATACCACGGTCGGGATCGATTACTCCTTGACAGCACCCCCGGTTGCCACTGCCCAGTTCCTCAATGCGGACCTGAAG GGCGAATGCTTCTCCCTGGCACAGCACACCGCCATCCCCTTCACGCCGCCAGCGCTGGCCTTTCCTCCCGATCACAGCCGCATGGTTTACTTCGGGGTCTCCAGCTACTTCTTCAACACCGCCAGCTTCGCCTACCACACGGCTGGGGCACTGGTCTTTGAAATCACAGACTCCATG ATCCCGAAGGACATCGAATTCCGTTTGAACACCTCCACCTTCGCGGCCTTCCTTCCCCAG CTGGACGAGATGTACCCCAACATGCCGATGAAGTTGAGGCTGTCCGCTCCCTCCGCCCCGTTCCTGAGCATCGGACCAGACGGGGTCTCGCTCCAGCCTGTTGTGGACATCCAGGCTTACGCCATCTATCCCAACGGCAGCCTggctcccctcttcctcctcagctTG ACAGGCAACGTGTCTGCCACCGCCGACGTGAGGTCCGGCCGCATGGTTgggagcctggccctgggcag GATGAAGCTCACGCTGAAGCATTCAGATGTCGGCACTGGCACTTTCAAG GTGAAAATGATGCAGTCAATAATGAACATAGTTGCCTCCAGTGTCCTGCTCCCACGTCTTAATG agagaTTAGGTAAGGGCTTCCCTCTGCCACTGCCAGCCCAAGTACAGCTCTCCGACCTCCTCGTGCAGTTTCATGAG AATTTCCTGCTGTTTGGAGCAAACGTTCACTACCAGCCCAGGCAAGGCAGATAG
- the CDK5RAP1 gene encoding mitochondrial tRNA methylthiotransferase CDK5RAP1 has product MPGWGRVLRAAGRLRSVAASPGAARGASRGPGERPGGRGAALPAGPDLRHFLRAAAVPPPAGEPRPEPERGAAAGPGTVYLETYGCQMNVNDTEIAWAILQKNGYTRTKDVDEADVILLVTCSVREKAEQAIWNRLRHLKALKARRHQDRPPLRIGILGCMAERLKEEILHREKLVDIVAGPDAYRDLPRLLAVAESGQQAANVLLSLDETYADILPVQTSAGGTTAFVSIMRGCDNMCSYCIVPFTRGRERSRPIASILQEVKMLSDQGVKEVTLLGQNVNSFRDMSEVQFQTAAAPVLSRGFSTVYKAKPGGLRFAHLLDQVSRIDPEMRIRFTSPHPKDFPDEVLQLIQERHNVCKQLHLPAQSGSTRVLEAMRRGYTREAYLELVHHVRDSIPGVSLSSDFIAGFCGETEEDHQQTVSLLREVRYNVGFLFAYSMRQKTRAYHRLQDDVPADVKQRRLEELIAAFREEAARANEAMVGQSQLVLVEGPSKRSASELCGRNDGNIKVIFPDAEIKDAAGCKALVRAQPGDYVLVKVTSASSQTLKGVPLCRTTLACSTA; this is encoded by the exons ATGCCGGGCTGGGGCCGCGTGCTGCGGGCGGCCGGGCGCCTCCGCTCGGtcgccgccagccccggggccgcccgcggAGCGAGCCGCGGGCCCGGCgagcggccgggggggcgcggggccgcgctgcccgcGGGGCCGGACCTGCGGCACTTCCTGAGAGCCGCCGCCgtgccgccgcccgccggggaGCCGCGGCCCGAGCCGGAGCGGGGCGCTGCCGCCGGGCCCGGCACAG TGTACCTGGAGACCTATGGCTGCCAGATGAACGTCAACGACACTGAGATCGCTTGGGCTATCCTGCAAAAGAACGGCTACACGAGGACAAAGGACGTGGATGAG GCAGATGTGATTCTGCTTGTTACCTGTTCTGTGAG GGAGAAGGCTGAGCAGGCTATCTGGAATCGCCTGCGGCACCTCAAGGCACTGAAAGCCCGGCGGCACCAGGATCGGCCGCCTCTCCGCATCGGGATTCTAG GATGCATGGCTGAGAGGCTTAAGGAGGAGATTCTGCACAGGGAGAAGCTAGTCGATATCGTGGCGGGCCCCGACGCGTATCGTGACCTTCCTCGGCTGCTGGCCGTGGCTGAGTCTGGGCAGCAAGCTGCTAACGTCCTGCTGTCGCTGGATGAGACTTACGCAGATATTCTGCCTGTCCAGACTAGCGCAGGTGGCACGACAGCATTTGT ATCTATCATGCGGGGCTGTGACAACATGTGTAGCTATTGCATTGTGCCCTTCACCCGTGGCCGCGAAAGGAGCCGCCCCATCGCTTCCATTCTGCAGGAAGTGAAGATGCTCTCAGATCAG GGGGTGAAAGAAGTGACTCTTTTGGGTCAGAATGTCAACAGCTTTCGAGATATGTCTGAGGTGCAGTTTCAGACAGCTGCTGCCCCTGTCCTCAGTCGTGGCTTTAGCACCGTCTACAAAGCTAAGCCAGGAGGATTGCGTTTTGCGCATCTCCTAGACCAGGTTTCCAGAATTGATCCAGAAATGAGGATCCGTTTCACTTCTCCACACCCCAAGGATTTTCCTGATGAG GTCCTGCAGCTTATCCAGGAGCGACACAACGTCTGCAAACAGCTTCATCTCCCAGCCCAGAGTGGAAGCACACGAGTCCTGGAGGCCATGCGACGAGG ATACACAAGGGAAGCATATTTAGAGCTGGTACATCACGTGCGTGACTCCATTCCAG GAGTGAGTTTAAGCAGTGATTTCATTGCGGGTTTCTGTGGGGAGACAGAAGAAGATCACCAGCAGACCGTGTCCTTGCTGCGGGAAGTCCGCTACAACGTCGGCTTCCTGTTCGCTTACAGCATGAGACAG AAAACCCGGGCCTATCACCGGCTGCAGGACGATGTGCCTGCAGATGTAAAGCAGAGGCGTCTGGAGGAGCTCATTGCTGCCTTTCGAGAGGAGGCTGCAAGAGCGAATGAGGCGATGGTGGGCCAGTCTCAGCTGGTGCTGGTGGAAGGG CCCAGCAAGCGCTCTGCCTCGGAGCTGTGTGGGAGGAACGATGGCAACATCAAAGTGATCTTCCCTGATGCCGAGATAAAGGATGCCGCAGGCTGCAAGGCTCTGGTCAGAGCCCAGCCAGGGGACTATGTTTTGGTGAAG GTGACCTCTGCCAGTTCTCAGACCTTGAAGGGAGTTCCGCTTTGTCGTACCACCCTTGCCTGCTCTACAGCGTGA